The following nucleotide sequence is from Chloroflexota bacterium.
ATAAACACAACGCTCGCACCGGTGGCCCAATACCACAAACTCACCAATGGCGTACTGCTATCAGTGCCGCTGAAAATGCCATGAGCCAAAACCGTTAAAAATAGGCCAAAACTGGCGTAGTGAATCACCCGCCAAGCGCCACGGCCAATCCAGCGTTTGAGCCAAAAACTCACCGTCACCAGCGCCAAACCATAGAACCCAAGCTGACCTAAGCCAACCCACAATGGTTTATATTGGCTGCTAGCAAATGGCACGAGCAATTGTTTTAATGTGTAATTGCTATAACCATCGCCCAGCAAAATCACCGTATGAAACAGGCCAAAGCCAATCCCCAAGATACTAGCGTGCTGATGCAGATCGAGCATGGTTGGGCCGCCATTCCACAAACGCGCAACTTTACCCGTCAGCGAAAGCCCAAATAGCATCGAGAGCCAGACCAAACTATAGGCTACCAAGCCACTTGAGCGCGAAAGATACCAAAAAGCTTTGGGTTGGTCGCCAATCAACGAGCTGCTCAGGCCAGGAATCCAGCGCGGCATAACCAAAACCGCCGCCACAATTCCAATAATTAAAGCAATCATCAAGCTCATCAGGTTGGCGCTAACATCCTCAAGCATTTCGTCAGCGCTGGGAGTTGGCACATTTGGCGCAGCTTTGGCAATTGGCTTTGGGACAGCAACAGGCTGAGTTGTGCCAAGTGGTAAGGTTGCCACAACTTGATTTGGCAAAACTGATTCATTTTGTTTGGCAGCATTTTGGGCACGAATCGCCGCCAAACGCGCAGCTTTATCTTGAATCACAGGCTCGGTTGGCTCAATAGGTTGGGCTTTTTTGGCAGCATTTTGGGCACGAATCGCCGCCAAACGCGCGGCTTTATCATTTTCTGAAGCACTCATCGACATTACTCCCAACGATAACTATTAAAACGTTCGCTGCTATAGCTTTTGCCAGCGTGATCAAAGGCCAGCGCCGCAAAAGCAGGGTGCTGATTAATCCAAGCTAAGCCAGGTTCAATGCCCAGCAACACCACAATTTTGGCGGCTACCTCGGCTTGCGCTGCACTGGGCGCAATCACGGTGGCACTCAACACATCGCTCGTACTTGGTGCGCCTGTGCGCGGGTCGATTAAGTGATGTTGCCAGCGATCGCCTTTGCGCCAGCGCCGATAATCAACTCCTGAGGTTGCCACACCGCCAGTTGCAAACCAGATCATGGCTTCACGCTGCTGGGTGCGTGGGTTTGGCACGCCAACAGCCCAAGCCAAGCCATCTTGGCGCTGGCCTGCGGTTGCCAAATCGCCACCGACATCAACCAAGCAGGCCGCTTGCGTTGCGAATTGCTGAGCGGTTCGATCGGCGGCCCAACCCTTGGCAATGCCACCCAAATCAAGGGCGGTATCACGGGCTAGTTGCACCAAACGACCTTGATCGCGGCGGGAAATTGCCAGCCATGCTTGTGGCTGATAGTGCCAAGCCTGTGGTTGGTTGAGCGCGTTGCTCAACAATTCAAATGAGCGGTCATAGCCAGCATGCAAAAGCGCGGGCAGCAGGGTTGGCACAACTAAGCCTTTGCTCCAAGCGGCGGCATCGAGCGCCAAACCCAGCACTTCCCACAGGGTTTCGCTGACTGCCAGTGGCCGACCAGCCCGCTGATTGAGCCGCATCAATTCGCTATTTGAGCGAAAACGGCTTAGCGTTTGCTCCCAAGCCTCAAACCATTGTGGCACTGCCGCAAGATCGATTGACTGATCGCTAAGCACTGCCACCTCGCAACCCATTGCCCGAAAGATCAATTCGCCCATAAAGCACCTTTAGCGTGATGAACGAGTGTTGCGTGATGGTGCAGCAGGAGCGGCTGGCGCTGGCGCTGGCACGGCGGTCGGTACGGGCGCAACTTGACGGGGAGCGGCTGGCTGCGGCGCTGCTTGGCTGGGCGCATTGCCACTGCCACTACCGGTTGCTGGCTCACTTGGTACACTCTGGTTGGGTGCGCTTGGCTGAGTGCTGCCACCAGCGCTATCATTGGGAATGCGAATAATGCGATGGCCATTGCGGGTCAGTGGTGCAACCGTTGGCAGCGCTGGTAACTCAACTTGTGGTGCTTCGGCTACCGCCACAATTGGCTCAGGCGTGGCAAGTTCGGCACTGAAATCGACCGCTTGTTGATTGGAAAGCACTGCCCAGCCAGTGAGGGTCGCCGCGATTGCGGCAACACTCATGCTGGTATTGAGCATCAAACTGCTACGACGTTTTGGTGAATTGCTCATCGTGTTGTTTCCTTAGTTATCATCATCTTTTTTATCGTCGTCGTCTTTTTTATCATCGTCTTTGTGGTCGTCATCGCTACCACTATTGCTGTCACCACCATGGTCGTCATTGACATCATCGCTGCCATTGTCGTCGCTGCCACTGTCGTCGCTGCTACCAGACTCAACCTTGGCATAGACCACGCTGCCACTGTAGGCATCGACATAGACCCGACTATCGTTGGCAAAACGCACTTCGTAGACCAACGCGCCATGTTCTTCTTCCAACTCGACTTTGATCACCGTGCCGCCACCAAGATAGGCCACCGCCGCACTCGCAGCAGCATCGGGCGAGATTGTGCTTGGTGCTGGGGCGTTGGTTGGAGCAGGAGCCTGGGTTGGCGGTGCAACCGCAGTATTGGCCAAAACCGCGCCAGTGTTGGCATCGATATAGACCAAGCCGCGATCCAGCCGTGCTTCGTAAGCAGGTGTACCAGCATAATTAACTAACTCTGGCGTGGCCAATAAGCTGGCTCCAGGTGCAGCGGCCAAAGCCAATTGGCCAGCTTGCTCGGCTGAAATTGCATATTGCGGCGCATTCGAGCGTTCAACCGGAGCTTGGGTTGGTTGGGCTGGAGCTTGCGCAACGGGTTGGGCCGCTGGTACTTGAGCAACTGGTTGTTGTGCCGGAGCAGGCTCACGCACCACAATTGGCTCTTGCAAACGGGCATTGGCCTCGTCGATCGTGCGATTGGCTTCTTCAATCCGCTGGCTGGCTTCCAATAATTGTTGTTGATAGGCTTGATCGCTGGCCGTTGCAGTTGCTTGTACATCACCATCGCTGATTACATTTGGTACAGTGTTATCCATACCTGCAGCCAATTCAATTGGGCTAGGCTGAGCCAACGAACGAACCACGCCAACCACAATCGCCAAAACAAAAGTTGTCAGTACGGCGGCAAGTAAAAGTGCAAACTTGGGTTTCATCAGAGCCTCCTGTTGTTTGAATAACTGACCCAAGCATAGCAACTGTTTCTTGGAATATTCTTGACCAAGCTTGTGAATTTTCCAAGAATCTTCCAAGAATTAATTATTAGAGTAAGAGCATCACTTTTATGGTTTATTGGAGGTTGCTCATGACCGATCTAGCCCAATATCACCCATTGTTGGTCCATGCTCCATTGATGCTGTTGCCCACAGCAATTTTATTGCGCGTGTTACACTTGATTTGGCCCAAGGCTGGCTTTCGCATAACCGCAATTCTCTTATTGGTGGCTGGGGTTGGGCTGGGAATTTTATCCGAGGAAAGTGGCGAGGCTGCTGAGCATGCCGCCGAAGCGCGATCGGCCAATGTTGAAGCCATTCAAGCAACTGGCACCATTCCGGAAATGTTTGGTGAAGGCTCACTTTTAGAGACCCATGCCTCCTTGGCTGAAACCACCGTCATCGTCTTTATGCTGTTGCTGATTAGCGAAGCGATGTTGCTATTCCTAAGTCAACCATTGTTCGCCCGCTGGCGTGGATCTTTCAGCTTGCCAAGCGGCTTGCACAAACCTTTGGAAATTGGCTGGGTGGTCGTTGGAGTTGCAGCGATCGCTTTGGTGGTTTTAACTGGCCATTATGGTGGTAAGCTGGTCTATGAGCATGGGATTGGCGTTTCATTGAGTGCAATGCAATAAGGAACGAGCATGCGGGTGTTGCTAATTGAAGATGATCGCAAATTGGCCCGCTTGATTGAGCGAGCCCTGCGCGATGAACATCATCAGGTTGATCTGGCTTACGAGGGCGATAGTGGCTTGGATATGGCGCTGCATGGTATGTATGATGTGGCAGTGATCGATTGGATGTTGCCTGAGCGCGATGGTCCCAGCATTTGTCGGGCAATTCGCGCCGCCAAACTCAACACCAGGTTGCTTTTATTGACCGCACGGAGCCAAATTGAAGATCGGGTCACGGGCTTGGATAGCGGAGCCGACGATTATTTGAGCAAACCATTTGCCTTTGAGGAATTGTTGGCGCGAGTACGAGCTTTGGGGCGGCGCTTCAACAGCAATCTAAGCAGCGAAGAATTACGCTCAGGCGAGGTTGTGCTTGATCTGCGGGCGCACACGGCGCGGCGAGCCAATCAGCAGCTCGATTTAACCGCTACCGAATGGAATTTGCTCGAATGTTTGATTCGCAATAGCAACCAAGCCCTGAGTCGCCAACAATTGCTTGATTATGTCTGGTCGTATGAGCGTGATGTGCAACCATCGATGGTTGATGTCTATATCTCATACCTGCGGCGCAAACTTGAGCAACCAGCCAAACGTGATCCGATTCAAACCGTGCGAGGGGTTGGCTATCGTTGGGTGAGCGACAATGCTTAATCGATTGCGTTGGCGCTTAACCTTAATTTACGCTTGCACTGCTTTGCTGCTGTTGGCGGCAGTTGGCGGTAGCGTTTATTGGATGACAGTGCGCTATTTTCGCTTTGCCACCGAACGGGCCTTGCTCGAACGCATGACCTTGGAATTTGAGCAATTGGCCGCGCCCTTGCCGCCTGCCCTGCAAGCCTATCGCCCTCAGCAATTGCCCGATGAACGCCCAGTTGATAATGGGACACTTGCCAGTACGTTCGTTTTCACGATCGACCAAAACGGCCAAGTCTTCAACCCCAATCCGTGGAACCCGCCAATTCAGCCTGATCAAGCGGCGATTGAGGCGGCTAAGGCCGGCAAACTTGATCTGCGCACCATCAACTTGGCTGATGGAACCCAAGTCGCTTTGTTGACTGAAAAATTGACTCGAAGCGATGGCCCAGCTTTTTTGCAAGTTGGGCGCGTGCTCAACGAGCAAGAAGCGGCGTTAAGCACCTTGTTAAAAGGCCTAGTTGCTTTGTGGGCTGGGAGTGTGGTGGTTTTGGGCTGGTTTGGTTGGTGGTTGGCCGGGCGATCATTGCGGCCTGCCCAACAAGCTTGGGAGCGCCAACAAGCCTTTATCGCCAACGCCAGCCATGAATTGCGTGCCCCGCTGACCTTGATGCGAGCCAGCAGCGAAATTGCCCTGCGTGAATCGACCGACCCTGCCGAGCAACAGGAATTGCTTGAAGATATTTTGGCCGAAACCTATCACATGGCGCGGTTGGTTGAAGATTTACTGTTGCTCTCGCGGCTTGATGCTGCCAAAACCAATCTTCAGCGCGAAACTATCGATCTAACTGAGTTATGCCAGGATGTAGCCAAAGACGCTGGGCGCTTGGCACAAAATGCAGGAGTGGAGATTCGCGTGGCACATGCCGAGGGTCAGATCAAAGCGGATCGCACTCGCTTGCGCCAAGTTTTGTTAATTTTGCTGGATAACGCAATTGCCCATACACCGCGTGGTGGGAGCGTAGTTATTCACGCTGAACGCAAACAAGCTAACTATCAAATTAGCGTGATCGATACTGGCAAAGGCATCGATCCCAAACATCTCAAGCACATTTTCGAGCGTTTTTATCGGGTTGATAGTGCGCGAATCGCTGGCGGACGCGGCAACGGCCTTGGGTTATCCATCGCCCAAGCATTGATTCAAGCCCATAATGGCACAATTGAAGCTCAGAGCAACGTCGGCACTGGCACGACGATGATGATTACATTACCAAAATAATCCCTCACCTCTTCTCCCACGGCAGCAGGCGCGGGGCTAGCGCTCCTATTCATCCATTTCTTCAACCAACATGGGCACTCGAATGATAATCTGCGTGCCTTCGCCTGCCGATGAACGAATCTCGCAGGAGCCACCAGCGAGGCTTGCCCGTTCGCCCATATTCAACAACCCAAACGAGCCACGTTCCTCATATGAAGTCGTGATGCTCTTGAGATCAAAACCAATGCCACTATCACGCACCACAGCAGTGAGCATATGCCGCTCATGATCTTGAAAAAGCTCAATCCAGACCATTGAGGCTTTGGCATGTTTACGGGCATTATTGACCGCCTCTTGAATAATCATAAAGGTGGCGGCGGCAGTTTGTGGGGCCAAACGACCAAGGAAATTGCCAGGTGTAAAGCGCACTTGCATCCCCGATGGATCACGAAATTTGCTGGCGTATTCGTGTAGGGTTGCAATTAAGCCTTGGGTTTCGAGACCCAACGGGCGTAACTCAAACAACAGAGTACGCAACTCTTGGTAGGTTTTTTTGACCAAGGCCGCCAACGAATTAAGCTCATCTTCGACGCGCTCAGGCATGGCCTGCATCAATTTCTTGATGAACTCGATGTTCATGGCAATTGCTGCGACCGATTGGGTTGGCCCATCGTGCAGATCGCGATTGATTTGATGGCGCACTTCTTCTTCTTTGCGAATCAAGCGATCGCGTTCTTCTTTGAGTTTGGTGTAGAGATTGGCATTTTCAATCGAGATCGCCGCTTGGTTGGCCAGCATCGAGAGCGTGCGCAAATCGTGCTCGGTAAACGGGCCATTACGCTTATTGACCGCCTGAATTACCCCAACGGTCCGCTCGCGTGAACGCACTGGCACAGTCAGAATATTGCGGGTTTGATGCGAAATATCGCTATCAACTTGGCGATAGAAGCGCGCATCATTTTGCGGATCATCGACAATCAAGCCTTGACCATGGGTTACGACCCAGCCAGCGAAGCCTTGATCCATTGGCATGCGATAAGAACGCAATTCTTGGTTGTTGCTCGATGGTGTTTCAAAATACAGCTCTTTATGCACTTCATCGACCAACAGCAACGAGGCACTTTCGCTATCGACCAATTGGGTCACTTTTTCGATAATCGTGCGCAAAAGGCTGCGCAAATCAATATCACTGGCAATCGATTGGCTCACTTGATAGAGCAAATTCATCTCATCAAGCTCGCTGCGCGTCGTGTTGAGCAAGGCCACCCGATCGGCGGCTCCGCCAGCCACACCTACCAAAAGCAAGGCCAATTCGCCCTCGTTCTCAGGTGATACGCGGTCGGCAGAAACAATCAGGTGCAACAGGCCAACCTCATCATCACCGGAACGCAAGGTTAATTCCACCAAGGCTAGCTCATCGTTAATCCCATAGACCCCTAAATCCTGCTCGCCGCCAGTGGTGCGCTCGAAGACCGAGCGAGCCTGCTCGATCATTTCGTGGCCATCTGCGGGCAATTCGCCATGCTCCAGCGAAAACGGCACATTCAATGGGTCAATATAGAGCAATGCCCCTGCTTGGGCCGGCCAAAACTCAATTAAACGTTGCAAAAACGAATCAAGCAGATCCTGTGGGTTTTGGTAGGCGGTTGCCGTGAGCAACTGACTGAATGTTTGCCAGCGTTGAGCATCGAGAGTTATTGATGGCATTACCGAGCCTCCTTGCAGTATCAACTCAATCTACCCTAGCCATGCAACAGCGTCAAGCCTTGATCATGGTTGATCAGTTTTAGCATAGTTTTGCAATGATGGCTCAATCAACTAATCGTCATGTTGGTTAATGGCGGATGCTTGCCGATTATCTAACAGCAGCTATTTCATAAACAAATAGCGGGCACCAATGATAAACAGAAATGCGCCATAGAGCTTTTTCATGGTTGCCGACGAAATTGGCGCAGCAATTTTGGCTCCAAAATAGGTTCCAACTAGCAAACCAAGCGCAATAACGATCGAAGCTCGCCAATCTAAATTGCCCTCTTTATAGTAAACAAAAGCGCCGAGCAACCCAACTGGCAAAATTTGTGCGCCAATCGATGTGCCAGTCGCAAATTTCTGATCGAGTGCCAGCAACAAGACCATGGCTGGTACCATAATCGCCCCGCCACCAATTCCGAACATGCCGCCAGCCACTCCAGCGACCAACCCAATCAGAAGAAGATTGATAATCATGCCAACGCTTAGTGTAATCACGCGCTTTTGCTCCTTCGGTTGCTGATCCATTGATTCCTCCATTGACAGCTTGCCGCTATAATAGCGCAAACTGACCAATAACTTAGCACCGAATAGGATTGATACTTTGGAATTATTGTATGGACGCAATGCTGTTTTAGAGGCGTTACGCGCCAATCGGCGCAAATTGGGACGTTTACTGATCGCCGATGGCATCAAAGAGGGCGAATCGATGCAGGCGATCAATACAATTGCCCGCGAACGCCGAATTCAAGTTGCTAAAGTGCAGCGTGGTGAGCTTGATAAACGCACTGCTGGGGCAAACCATCAAGGCATTGCCCTCGAATGCGGTGCCTATCCCTATGTCGAAGTTGACGATATTATTGAGCTAGCCCGTGAGCGTGGCGAACAGCCGCTGATCTTGATTTTCGACCATTTGCAAGACCCACAAAATATTGGCACACTGATGCGTACCGCCGAAATTGTCGGCGCACATGGCATTATTTTCCCCGATCGACGCTCGGCCAGCATCACACCAGCGGTAATTAATGCTTCGGCGGGTGCAGTTGAGCATTTGTATGTGGCTCAAATTACCAATATTGCCCAAACTATCAAGCACCTGCAAGAGTACAATATTTGGGTGGCGGGAGTTGAAGATGATGAGCGGGCTGTCGATTTTGATAAGGCCAATTTGCGCGGAGCTTTAGCCTTGGTGATTGGCGCGGAAGGCCCAGGCTTGGCCCGCTTAACCCGCGAACGCTGCGATTTGTTGGTGCGCTTGCCGATGCGCGGCAAAGTCGCCTCGCTCAACGCCGCCACTGCTGGCTCAATCATTTTGTATCATGCTTGGCGAGTGAGGGGCTAGCGGCTAGGGGTCAGGGGCTAGGGATCAGAGGCCAGGGTTGTGATTGCACTGAATCAAATCGAACTGCCCCCTCATCCCTGAATCCTGACCCCTTCGTGCTCTTCGTGTCCTTCGTGGATCAATCGCTATACTACGCCCGTGGAGAACACCATGCTACGCAACAACGAACTATGGATCGCGATTGCCATCGCGGTAACCTCAACGATCATCGCGCGGTTGCCAGTGCTGCATTGGCTGGTTTATCCGTTTGAGCTGTTCAATACCTTTGTGCATGAGCTTGGCCATGGCTTTGCTTCATTACTGACTGGCGGCAAACTCGATCGGCTTGAAGTGTATTCAAATGGCGAGGGCGTGGCCTGGACAGCTGGCGGCATTCGTTGGATTGTGGCCAGTGCTGGCTATTTGAGCAGCGCCTTGGTTGGCGGCGCATTATTAATTCTTTCAGCACGGGGCATTAGCGCTGATCGCGTCACATTAATTATTGGAATTGCGCTGTTTGTGCTGTGTGGCTTGTTTGTTCGTAATATTTTTGGCATTATTGTTGGTATTTTGCTGGCGGGTGCATTCATTGCCGCTAGTTATAAATTGGCGTTGCACTGGAACGAGTGGCTCTTGTTAGTTTTGGGCGTGCAAACCATCTTAAATGCGCTCGATAGCTTATGGGATTTACTGCGACTTTCATCCTACCGTCGCCATGTCACCAGCGATGCCCTGATTATGCAACAAGCAACCGGAGTTCCAGCAATTTTATGGGCGTTGGTGTGGAGCGGCATCGCCCTCTTGATTTTGTGGCAGGCCATTCGATTTGCCTACTTCCGTGACATTTAGCCCATTCAAGCGCCGCCAGATGTGATATGCTCTAGGGGTGATCGAAGTAACCCGGAGGCAATCGCTATGCTGGAGGAGATTTTCGCTCCGCAATCGGTGGCCGTGGTGGGAGCATCTCCCGATCCATCACGTCTTGGTCACCGTGTCCTCAAAAATGTAATCGACAATGGCTATAAAGGGCGAATCTACCCGATTCATCCTACTGCCAGTGCAGTTTTAGGCCAAACGGCCTACCCGTCGGTCGCTGCTGTTCCCGCTGATGTTGAATTGGCAGTTTTGGTTATTCCACCGCAGCATGTCTTAAATGTGGTCGAAGAATGCGGCCAAAAAGGTGTGCGCGGTTTAGTCGTGATCACCGCAGGATTCAAGGAAGTAGGCGGTGAAGGGGTTAAGCTTGAACATCAATTGGTAGAGATTGTGCAACGTTACGGCATGCGCATGGTCGGCCCCAATTGTCTTGGTGTGATTGATACGGTCAGCGATTTGAATGCTTCGTTTGCAGCATTAATGCCCGCTGATGGTGAAATTGCCTTTATGTCGCAATCGGGCGCGGTTTGTACCGCCATTCTCGATTGGAGCAAAGAGGCCAATATTGGTTTTTCGCGCTTCGTCAGCCTTGGCAATAAATCCGATGTTGATGAAGTGGCGCTGTTGCAGGCTTGGGGCAACGATCCCCAGAATAAAGTTATTTTGGCCTATTTGGAAGGCATTTCCGATGGTCCAGGCTTTATTCAGGCCGCCCGCGAAGTAACCAAACGCACCCCAGTTATCGCAATTAAAAGCGGTACGACGGCAGCAGGTACGCGGGCAATTTCCTCGCACACCGGCTCGTTGGCGGGCAGCGAGAGCGCCTACGAATCGGCATTTGGCCAAAGCGGGATCATTCGTGCTCGCACAATGGAGCAATTGTTTGATTTTGCCTTGGTGTTTGCCTACCAACCCTTGCTGACTGGCTCACGCATTGCGATTGTCACCAATGCTGGCGGGCCTGGAATTATCGCCACCGATGCGATTGAGCGAGCTGGCTTGCAGATGGCCGAATTCACCCCCACAACCATCAGCCATTTACAAGCCAATTTACCAGCCACCGCCAATGTCTATAATCCAATCGATGTGATCGGCGATGCCAAAGCTGATCGCTATCGCATTGGGATTCAGGCAGCCTTGACCGACCCGAATGTTGATGCGGTGTTGGTGCTGTTTACCCCACAAGCTGGCAGCGAAGCCGAAGCCACGGTTGAAGCCATGGCCGAGCTTTCAGCCAACCAAAGCAAACCAATTGTCGCCAGTTTTATGGGCGCATATAGCATCAAGCCTGCGCTCAAGCTGCTTAATCAATATAAAATCCCCAACTACGAGTTCCCTGAACGGGCAGTATCGGCCTTGGAAGCCATGTGGCAACATCGCCGCTGGCGTGAACAACCAGCCATGACCTATGCGCGTTTTGATGTTGATAAAGCGCATGTCCGCGAGTTATTTGCTCAAGTGCGCGAGGCTGGGCGGGTTGAACTTGGCGAGATCGAGGCGCGTGAAGTTATGGCGGCGTATGGCATGCGTTTGCCCGACAGCCGGCTTTCGCGTTCGCCTGAAGAAGCCGCCGAAATTGCCAAGGAAATTGGGTTTCCGGTGGTGATGAAAATTAGCTCGCCCGATATTCTGCACAAAAGCGATATTGGCGGGGTGCGCGTGGGCATTGCCGACCCGCAAGCTGCCAGCGATAGCTACGAGCTAATCGCCTATCGCGCCCGTAAATTTAGCCCAAATGCGCGGATTTGGGGGGTTTTGGTGCAGGAAATGGCACGGAAAGGCCGCGAAGTGCTGGTTGGGGTCAGCCGTGATCCGCAATTTGGGGCGCTGATTGGCGTGGGCATGGGCGGTATTTATGTCGAAGTGCTCAAAGATGTTGTATTTCGACTTGCGCCCTTAAGCCGCGAAGAAGTGCGCGAACAACTGCGGGCAATTCGTTCGTTTCCATTGTTGCAGGGCGTGCGTGGCGAGCAAACCGCCGATTTAGAAGCCGTTGAAGATATTGTGCTGCGGGTCAGCCAATTGGTTAGCGACTTCCCCGAAATCGTCGAAATGGATATTAATCCGTTGGTTGTCTACAACCGTGGCGAAGGCGTAATCGTGCTCGATGCCCGCATTATTCTGCAAGGATAGATTTGAAAGGATGAGGGATGAAGGATGAATTATGAAGAGGAATCAGTTGGTTTCTCACGAATTTTGGATGAATATAGTTTCTTTAAAATTCAGCCAATATTCATCCCTCATCCCTCATCCTTCATCCTTCGATAAAGGAGTTTCGCTATGGCAACGCTGTATGTTGCATCAACAGAATCATATGTTGGCAAGAGTGCAGTTTGTGCTGCCTTGTTGCGCCAACTCAAGGATCGCCAGATTGATGCTGGCTACATGAAGCCAGTCAGTGTTTCGGTAACCCACACGCCAGAAGGGGCATTCGATGAAGATGCTGCCTTTATTCGCGAGAGTTTCGGCCTGAGCGAACCATTGGAGCAGATTGCGCCAGTGCTTTTGCGCCGCACGACGATCGAAAGCATTTTGCGTGGCGAGCAGCACGATTGGGCTGGGGCGGTGCAACAAGCGTTCCAAGCAATCAGCAGCCAACATCAAGTGACGATCGTTGAAGGCACGAACAGTTGGGCCGAAGGCTCGCTTGTCGATCTAAGTGCTGATCGGGTGGCCGATTTGATCGATGCGCCCATGGTCTTGGTTTCGCGCTACCGCACTACGCTCACCGTCGATGCAATTTTGT
It contains:
- a CDS encoding FAD:protein FMN transferase encodes the protein MGELIFRAMGCEVAVLSDQSIDLAAVPQWFEAWEQTLSRFRSNSELMRLNQRAGRPLAVSETLWEVLGLALDAAAWSKGLVVPTLLPALLHAGYDRSFELLSNALNQPQAWHYQPQAWLAISRRDQGRLVQLARDTALDLGGIAKGWAADRTAQQFATQAACLVDVGGDLATAGQRQDGLAWAVGVPNPRTQQREAMIWFATGGVATSGVDYRRWRKGDRWQHHLIDPRTGAPSTSDVLSATVIAPSAAQAEVAAKIVVLLGIEPGLAWINQHPAFAALAFDHAGKSYSSERFNSYRWE
- a CDS encoding PepSY domain-containing protein; the encoded protein is MKPKFALLLAAVLTTFVLAIVVGVVRSLAQPSPIELAAGMDNTVPNVISDGDVQATATASDQAYQQQLLEASQRIEEANRTIDEANARLQEPIVVREPAPAQQPVAQVPAAQPVAQAPAQPTQAPVERSNAPQYAISAEQAGQLALAAAPGASLLATPELVNYAGTPAYEARLDRGLVYIDANTGAVLANTAVAPPTQAPAPTNAPAPSTISPDAAASAAVAYLGGGTVIKVELEEEHGALVYEVRFANDSRVYVDAYSGSVVYAKVESGSSDDSGSDDNGSDDVNDDHGGDSNSGSDDDHKDDDKKDDDDKKDDDN
- a CDS encoding response regulator transcription factor, whose protein sequence is MRVLLIEDDRKLARLIERALRDEHHQVDLAYEGDSGLDMALHGMYDVAVIDWMLPERDGPSICRAIRAAKLNTRLLLLTARSQIEDRVTGLDSGADDYLSKPFAFEELLARVRALGRRFNSNLSSEELRSGEVVLDLRAHTARRANQQLDLTATEWNLLECLIRNSNQALSRQQLLDYVWSYERDVQPSMVDVYISYLRRKLEQPAKRDPIQTVRGVGYRWVSDNA
- a CDS encoding histidine kinase, with translation MLNRLRWRLTLIYACTALLLLAAVGGSVYWMTVRYFRFATERALLERMTLEFEQLAAPLPPALQAYRPQQLPDERPVDNGTLASTFVFTIDQNGQVFNPNPWNPPIQPDQAAIEAAKAGKLDLRTINLADGTQVALLTEKLTRSDGPAFLQVGRVLNEQEAALSTLLKGLVALWAGSVVVLGWFGWWLAGRSLRPAQQAWERQQAFIANASHELRAPLTLMRASSEIALRESTDPAEQQELLEDILAETYHMARLVEDLLLLSRLDAAKTNLQRETIDLTELCQDVAKDAGRLAQNAGVEIRVAHAEGQIKADRTRLRQVLLILLDNAIAHTPRGGSVVIHAERKQANYQISVIDTGKGIDPKHLKHIFERFYRVDSARIAGGRGNGLGLSIAQALIQAHNGTIEAQSNVGTGTTMMITLPK
- a CDS encoding GAF domain-containing sensor histidine kinase — protein: MPSITLDAQRWQTFSQLLTATAYQNPQDLLDSFLQRLIEFWPAQAGALLYIDPLNVPFSLEHGELPADGHEMIEQARSVFERTTGGEQDLGVYGINDELALVELTLRSGDDEVGLLHLIVSADRVSPENEGELALLLVGVAGGAADRVALLNTTRSELDEMNLLYQVSQSIASDIDLRSLLRTIIEKVTQLVDSESASLLLVDEVHKELYFETPSSNNQELRSYRMPMDQGFAGWVVTHGQGLIVDDPQNDARFYRQVDSDISHQTRNILTVPVRSRERTVGVIQAVNKRNGPFTEHDLRTLSMLANQAAISIENANLYTKLKEERDRLIRKEEEVRHQINRDLHDGPTQSVAAIAMNIEFIKKLMQAMPERVEDELNSLAALVKKTYQELRTLLFELRPLGLETQGLIATLHEYASKFRDPSGMQVRFTPGNFLGRLAPQTAAATFMIIQEAVNNARKHAKASMVWIELFQDHERHMLTAVVRDSGIGFDLKSITTSYEERGSFGLLNMGERASLAGGSCEIRSSAGEGTQIIIRVPMLVEEMDE
- a CDS encoding sulfite exporter TauE/SafE family protein — its product is MDQQPKEQKRVITLSVGMIINLLLIGLVAGVAGGMFGIGGGAIMVPAMVLLLALDQKFATGTSIGAQILPVGLLGAFVYYKEGNLDWRASIVIALGLLVGTYFGAKIAAPISSATMKKLYGAFLFIIGARYLFMK
- the rlmB gene encoding 23S rRNA (guanosine(2251)-2'-O)-methyltransferase RlmB, whose protein sequence is MELLYGRNAVLEALRANRRKLGRLLIADGIKEGESMQAINTIARERRIQVAKVQRGELDKRTAGANHQGIALECGAYPYVEVDDIIELARERGEQPLILIFDHLQDPQNIGTLMRTAEIVGAHGIIFPDRRSASITPAVINASAGAVEHLYVAQITNIAQTIKHLQEYNIWVAGVEDDERAVDFDKANLRGALALVIGAEGPGLARLTRERCDLLVRLPMRGKVASLNAATAGSIILYHAWRVRG
- a CDS encoding M50 family metallopeptidase encodes the protein MLRNNELWIAIAIAVTSTIIARLPVLHWLVYPFELFNTFVHELGHGFASLLTGGKLDRLEVYSNGEGVAWTAGGIRWIVASAGYLSSALVGGALLILSARGISADRVTLIIGIALFVLCGLFVRNIFGIIVGILLAGAFIAASYKLALHWNEWLLLVLGVQTILNALDSLWDLLRLSSYRRHVTSDALIMQQATGVPAILWALVWSGIALLILWQAIRFAYFRDI